Proteins from one Thermodesulfovibrionales bacterium genomic window:
- a CDS encoding DsbC family protein, producing MLKDRHTTKKLMIPFILLALVFNLHTLSLSKARAFPVTGGGGECSDCHRLKPEEAEKILKAGSIPELKTVKVTGVTESPAKGIWEIFIQKDGKKGIIYLDFSKKFIMIGQIVELSTSKNITQERFTELNKIDTSKIPLDDALLMGDRKAKYRVIVFTDPDCPFCGRLHREMKEVIEKRKDIAFYIKLFPLPNHQDAYWKSKSIYCKRSLKLLEDNFEGKAPPKPDCETDQIDKNISLGRELGINSTPTIILPDGRVIPGAIPADKLIELIAG from the coding sequence ATGTTAAAAGATAGGCACACAACCAAAAAGTTAATGATCCCCTTTATCCTTCTTGCTTTAGTTTTTAATCTGCACACTCTATCTCTTTCTAAAGCAAGAGCATTTCCAGTTACCGGAGGAGGCGGTGAGTGCAGTGACTGTCACCGTCTTAAGCCTGAAGAAGCTGAAAAGATTCTTAAGGCTGGCAGTATACCTGAGCTGAAAACAGTAAAGGTTACAGGAGTAACAGAATCACCCGCAAAGGGCATCTGGGAGATATTTATACAGAAAGATGGGAAGAAGGGAATTATCTATCTTGATTTCTCAAAAAAGTTTATAATGATCGGACAGATAGTCGAGCTCAGCACATCGAAGAATATAACCCAGGAGAGATTTACAGAGCTTAATAAAATAGATACCTCAAAAATTCCCCTTGATGATGCGCTTCTGATGGGCGACAGAAAGGCAAAATACAGAGTGATAGTATTCACAGATCCTGACTGCCCATTCTGCGGAAGGCTTCACAGGGAGATGAAAGAGGTAATAGAGAAAAGAAAGGATATAGCCTTTTATATAAAGCTTTTCCCCTTACCAAACCACCAGGACGCATACTGGAAGTCAAAGTCTATCTATTGCAAGAGGTCTCTAAAATTGCTTGAAGATAACTTTGAGGGAAAGGCACCCCCAAAACCTGACTGCGAAACAGATCAGATTGACAAAAACATCTCGCTGGGAAGAGAGCTCGGTATCAACTCAACACCCACTATTATACTTCCTGATGGAAGGGTTATTCCTGGAGCAATACCTGCAGATAAACTTATAGAATTAATTGCCGGATAA
- a CDS encoding bifunctional (p)ppGpp synthetase/guanosine-3',5'-bis(diphosphate) 3'-pyrophosphohydrolase encodes MAEVISIASLIKKIIAYNPQADVELIKRAYIFSREAHCAQKRIEGTPYISHPLAVADILADMKMDVLTIGAGLLHDTIEDTGTTKEEIEDMFGKEIAFLVDSLTKLSKLQFRTKQEAQAENFRKMLIAVAEDIRVIMIKFADRLHNMRTIQYLPAEKQRAIAEETIEIYAPLANRLGIGWLKTELEDLSFKVLMPELYQDLVKKVAKRKAEQEGYIKAIINTIEERLKVEHIPASITGRVKHYYGIYQKMLKQKIPFEEVYDVLGIRIITDTVANCYHILGVIHSLWATVPGRFKDYISMPKSNMYQSLHTTVVGPQGEKVEFQIRTEEMHRIAEQGIAAHWKYKEKGHLDERDAKYIAWLRELVNSLKEHRDPREFLEAIKGEVVSDVVYVFTPKGEIKELPIGATPVDFAYAVHTEIGNKCVGAKVNGKLVPLRYKLKSGDTVEVITAPNHVPSKDWLSFVVTQKARSKIKQWIKTAERKQAFELGSKLIDDEMRKHDIPFNTLKQRQDELARLFNMKSYEDLVVSVGYGKVSAQQIIHKLIPEKVKPSRVQEQEKPRVVKGISIKGMDEILYHTSRCCYPVPGDDLVGYVTRGRGVTIHRRGCPNFEKLAVDEARIIEVTWKADDSFAPAKLYIETIDKPGMLASISSLISSFNVNITGVKAFSTPDRKAHLELILQVRDRIQLSGIIQKISQMEGILNVKR; translated from the coding sequence ATGGCTGAAGTAATATCAATTGCCTCTCTCATAAAAAAGATAATTGCCTACAATCCTCAGGCTGACGTTGAACTTATAAAAAGGGCATATATCTTTTCCCGTGAAGCTCACTGTGCCCAGAAGAGGATAGAGGGTACTCCCTATATAAGCCATCCCCTTGCAGTTGCTGATATACTGGCAGATATGAAGATGGATGTCCTTACCATAGGAGCAGGGCTGCTTCATGACACAATAGAGGATACCGGTACAACAAAGGAAGAGATTGAAGATATGTTCGGCAAGGAGATAGCCTTTCTTGTGGACAGTCTTACAAAGCTCTCAAAGCTTCAGTTCAGGACAAAACAGGAAGCTCAGGCAGAAAACTTCAGGAAGATGCTAATTGCTGTGGCAGAGGATATAAGGGTAATAATGATAAAATTTGCAGACAGACTCCATAATATGAGGACAATCCAGTATCTTCCTGCTGAGAAGCAGAGGGCTATAGCAGAGGAGACCATTGAGATCTATGCACCCCTTGCAAACAGGCTTGGAATCGGCTGGTTAAAGACCGAACTCGAGGATCTTTCATTCAAGGTGCTCATGCCTGAGCTCTATCAGGACCTTGTGAAAAAGGTTGCAAAGAGAAAGGCGGAGCAGGAGGGCTATATAAAAGCGATAATAAACACCATTGAAGAGAGATTGAAGGTAGAGCATATCCCTGCCTCAATTACAGGAAGGGTAAAACATTATTACGGTATATACCAGAAGATGCTCAAGCAGAAGATCCCTTTTGAAGAGGTTTATGATGTTCTGGGAATAAGGATTATTACCGATACAGTAGCAAACTGTTATCACATCCTTGGCGTAATTCACTCCCTCTGGGCCACTGTTCCCGGCAGGTTTAAGGATTATATAAGCATGCCTAAATCAAATATGTATCAATCCCTTCATACAACTGTGGTCGGGCCCCAGGGAGAGAAGGTTGAGTTCCAGATAAGGACAGAGGAGATGCACAGGATCGCAGAACAGGGTATTGCTGCTCACTGGAAATACAAGGAAAAAGGGCATCTTGATGAGAGGGATGCAAAGTATATAGCATGGCTGAGAGAACTTGTAAACTCTCTCAAGGAGCACAGAGACCCAAGAGAATTCCTTGAGGCAATAAAGGGAGAGGTGGTCTCTGATGTTGTATATGTCTTCACCCCTAAGGGCGAGATAAAGGAACTTCCCATTGGAGCAACACCTGTTGATTTTGCCTATGCGGTACATACCGAGATAGGAAACAAATGTGTTGGTGCAAAGGTTAATGGAAAACTGGTTCCCCTAAGATACAAGCTAAAAAGCGGAGACACAGTCGAGGTCATTACAGCACCAAACCACGTTCCATCAAAGGACTGGTTGAGCTTTGTTGTAACCCAGAAAGCCCGCAGCAAGATAAAACAGTGGATAAAAACTGCTGAAAGAAAACAGGCCTTTGAACTGGGTTCAAAGCTTATTGATGATGAAATGAGAAAGCACGATATCCCTTTCAATACCCTCAAGCAGAGGCAGGATGAACTTGCGAGGCTTTTCAATATGAAGAGTTATGAAGACCTCGTGGTTTCTGTGGGTTATGGAAAGGTCTCAGCACAGCAGATAATCCATAAACTCATTCCTGAAAAGGTAAAGCCTTCCAGGGTTCAGGAACAGGAGAAGCCAAGGGTTGTTAAAGGAATAAGTATAAAGGGAATGGATGAGATACTCTACCATACATCAAGATGCTGTTATCCTGTTCCAGGTGATGACCTTGTGGGATATGTTACAAGGGGCAGGGGTGTAACAATTCACAGGAGGGGTTGTCCTAATTTTGAGAAACTTGCAGTTGATGAGGCAAGGATAATAGAGGTAACCTGGAAGGCAGATGATTCCTTTGCTCCAGCAAAGCTGTACATAGAGACAATTGACAAGCCAGGGATGCTTGCAAGTATCAGTAGCCTTATCTCCTCCTTCAATGTTAATATAACAGGTGTGAAGGCCTTCTCTACACCAGACAGAAAGGCCCATCTTGAACTTATCCTGCAGGTAAGGGACAGGATACAGCTTTCTGGAATTATCCAGAAGATATCACAGATGGAGGGCATATTAAATGTTAAAAGATAG
- a CDS encoding tetratricopeptide repeat protein: MRYNFFMILPRIKPMVLLTLSIILCILTFSRNIIWKDEIKQWEDVVKKSPKKSRAWTMLGIGYIKEKFPDRAIPLILKAIELDPLNVIAWNALGDAYLDLNLPEKAIMPLKQAIKIKYDYVRGWSNLGAAYLELNLFEEAILALRNALMLDPYSVDIHYNLAVTYHKQGELDKAIEEYKNVLRLNPYDEDARYNLNLAYRQKYKLQ, translated from the coding sequence ATGAGATATAATTTTTTTATGATTCTGCCAAGGATAAAACCTATGGTTTTACTCACTCTTTCTATAATTCTCTGTATCCTCACCTTTTCAAGAAACATTATCTGGAAAGATGAGATAAAACAGTGGGAGGATGTGGTTAAGAAAAGCCCAAAAAAATCAAGGGCATGGACTATGTTAGGAATAGGATATATAAAGGAAAAGTTTCCTGATAGGGCTATACCCTTGATACTGAAGGCTATTGAGCTCGATCCATTAAATGTAATAGCATGGAATGCCCTCGGTGATGCCTATCTTGACCTAAATCTTCCAGAAAAAGCAATTATGCCATTAAAGCAGGCTATTAAAATTAAATATGATTATGTAAGAGGCTGGTCTAATTTAGGAGCTGCTTATCTTGAGCTAAATCTTTTTGAGGAAGCCATCTTGGCACTCAGAAATGCATTAATGTTAGACCCTTATTCAGTAGATATTCACTATAATCTTGCAGTAACCTATCATAAACAGGGAGAGCTTGATAAAGCTATTGAGGAATACAAAAATGTATTAAGGCTGAATCCTTATGATGAAGATGCCCGGTATAATCTCAATCTTGCATACAGGCAAAAATATAAATTACAGTAG